ACGATCTCGCCCGTGGCGTTGCGGCCCTGAAAAGCCGTGGCTTCGCTCACTGAACAAGAGAGTTACCGCTCATGTCCTCAAGGCCGCCCATGCCGCCCAAGCTGTTCGAAGATCCGGAAACGGCCTTGAACGAAGCCATTGCGGCATTGCCGTCCTATGAGGCCACGACGGGTAACATACGGATTGTCGTCCGGGCCTTCTGGCTCGACGAGCAGTCCCAGCCGGAGGAGCGCTCCTACTGCTGGGGCTACCGTATCCGCATCGAGAACCATGGGCCGAACACAGTCCAGCTTCTTGAGCGGTCATGGGAAATCATTGACGCCAACGGGCATGTCGATCGCGTTCGTGGCGACGGCGTGGTGGGCGAGCAGCCCACCCTTGAGCCCGGCGGCGGCTTTGAATACACCTCCGGCGCATCCCTCGACACGCCGAGCGGCATCATGCGCGGCTTCTTTCACATGGTGGAGGAACCGGGCAGACGACTCTTCGATGCGCGCATTCCCGCCTTCAGCCTCGACAGCCCTTATCAGCCCGGCATTGTCCACTGACCTTTCCGCGCACTTTCCGCTGTGACCCGGTCGCTATAAGACCTGACGGCACACGTCCACCTTCCCAGCAGAGATCCGACTGATGACGAATCCTCCTACTCCAGTCCGCCCTTCCCGCGAGGAAGCCGAGGAAGCCGTCCGGGTCATGCTGCGCTGGGCGGGTGAAGATCCGTCCCGTGAAGGGCTGCTCGACACGCCTTCCCGTGTCGCCCGCTCCTATGAAGAGTTCTTCGAAGGCTATGCGGTCAATCCGGAAGAACTGCTTCAGCGCACCTTCTCGGAAGTCGACGATTATGACGAGATCGTCCTGCTGCGTGACATCCGTCTTGAGAGTCACTGCGAGCATCACATGGTGCCGATCATCGGTCGCGCCCATATCGCCTATCTCCCCCGCAAGCGCGTCGTCGGCATTTCCAAGCTTGCCCGCGTCGTGGAAGCCTATTCCCGCCGCTTCCAGATTCAGGAGCGTCTGACGGCCCAGATCGCCAACACGATTGACAGCGTGCTTGAGCCCTATGGCACAGCCGTCATTATCGAAGCTGGTCATCAGTGCATGACGACCCGTGGCGTGCATCGCCCCGGCGTGTCCATGGTGACCAGTCGCATGCTGGGCGTCTTCCGCGATAACTCGGATACGCGCCGTGAACTGATGGCCATGCTGAACCGTCCCGGCATGAGCGAATTCTCTGCCTGAAAGACTGACCTGAAGGCATGATGCGCTTTCAGGTCACATTTTTTTAAGGCTGTCGGGCGAACGTAGCGTCCATGACATCCTCACCCGCTCCTCACCCCGACAATACCGCCTTTTTCTCCGATTCCGGCACGCAGTTGCAGCGCGAAGGACGGATTCTGGAAGCGGAAGCCGTCTACCGGAAACGCATTGGCGAGGAGCCGCGAGACGCGCTCACCCTGAGTAATTATGGCGGCCTTCTGATCGGCATCTGCCGCTTCGAGCCCGCCCTTGAGGTCCTGAGCCGCGCCGTTGCTCTGGCTCCGCAGCTTGCAGACGCCTGGTGCAATCTGGGCAATGCCCTGCAATCGCTCCAGCGATATGACGAGGCGATTGCCGCCTATACGAAATGCCTCAACCTCAACCTGCAACACCCTCTTGCGGCAACCAACCTCGGGGTCGCTCTGGATAGCCACCGGGGACAGCATGAGATGGCCCAGAAGTTTCATCGGGTTGCCGTGGAACTGACACCTGACAGCCCGGAAGCCCATACGAACTACGCTCTCTCGCTGCTGGCGCAGGGCAACTATCCGGAAGGTTTTTCCGAGTATGAGTGGCGCTGGAAGATCAGAACCTCCAGCCACCACGGTTTTGATGGCCCGCTGTGGCGCGGTGAAAACTTCGACGGCAAGACTCTTCTGATCCACACGGAAGGCGGCTTCGGAGACGTCCTGCAGTTTGCCCGTTTCATTCCTCTGGCTGCCGAGCGTGGTGGCGAGATCATCATGCGCGTGCGGCCAGAGCTGCTGTCCCTGCTATCCCGCTCTTTTCCGCAAGCCCGTTTTGTCAGCGAGAAAGATCCGGCGCCGACTCATGACCTGCAATGCCCGGTTCTCAGCCTGCCGCTCGCACTGGGCATGACGCTCGATACCCTGCCTTCGCCGAAAGGCTTCCTGAAACCTGATATGGAAAAAGTAAGGAACTGGGCCCAGCTCATCCAGAAGGACACTTCCACCGGTCGTCCTCTCAAAGTTGGTCTTGTCTGGGCTGGCGCTCCACACAGCGAAATCCGGGAAGCGGAAGTTGCTGACAGACGCCGTTCCACCACACTGTCAGCACTGGCTCCTCTGGCCGAGAGCGCTCCAGACGTTGTGTTCTTCAGCCTGCAGGTCGGCGAGCAAGCCTGTCAGGCCCTTACACCCCCAGTCGGGATGAGGCTGATTGACTACACGGAAAAGCTTCATGATTTCGATGACACGGCGGCGCTGATCTCCAACCTTGATCTGGTCATCGCTGTCGACACGTCCACCGCGCATGTCGCGGCAGGTCTGGGCAAGCCAGTCTGGCTGCTGTCACGCTATGACCAGTGCTGGCGGTGGCTCTCCCACCGCACGGACTCACCATGGTATACAAGTGTCAGACTTTATCAGCAGGACAGACCTCTCGACTGGTCCAGCCCTGTGGCGCGCATCGCGGAAGATCTGAAAACACTGGAGCGCCAGCACCTGTCCGAGAGAACTCCCGAAACCATCGACGCCTGACTGAGAGCCTTCGGTCCCGGTTCAGACGACCGGGACACACTCCTTACAGATTCTCAGATATCGAGCATTTCCACTGACTGGGCGTGCTCCTGAATGAACGCAAAGCGCAGTTCAGGCTTGCGGCCCATCAGACTTTCCACACGTTCCCGCGTCTCAAGCCTGTCCTCAGAATGGATCACCACCCGAAGCAACGTGCGCCGCTTCGGGTCCATGGTCGTCTCCTTGAGATCTTTCGGGGGCATTTCGCCCAGACCTTTAAAGCGCGATACTTCCACTTTCGCGTTCGGCTTGAACTGCGTCCTGATCTTCCGGTCCTTGTCGGCATCATCCATCGCGTAAACCGTCCTGGCGCCATGCGTCAGACGGTAAAGCGGCGGCTGCGCCAGATACAGATGACCGGAGCGCACAAGCTCAGGCAGTTCACGATAGAAGAATGTCATGAGCAGCGAGGCGATATGCGCACCGTCCACGTCAGCATCGGTCATGATGATGACTCGACCGTAGCGGAGCCGCGTCAGATCGAAGCGATCCCCCGTTCCACAGCCAAGCGCTTCCACCAGGTCGCTCAGTTCCTGATTGCCCCGAAGCTTCTCGCTCGTGGCGCTCGCAACATTGAGAATTTTACCACGCAGAGGCAGCACCGCCTGCGTTTCACGATTACGCGCCTGCTTGGCCGAACCACCAGCCGAGTCACCCTCGACAAGAAATATCTCGGTTTCCTCGGCTTTCTCGCGTGTGCAGTCCGTCAGCTTGCCCGGCAGACGCAGACGGCGTGTCGCACTTTTACGGGGCGTATCCTTCTGCTCACGACGACGCAGACGATCCTCGGCACGCTCGACGACAAAAGCCAGAAGCGAGTCTGCCTGTGTCGGATTGCCGGACAGCCAGTGATCAAAGCGATCACGAAGCGCTGTTTCGACCAGCTTCGACGCTTCGGCG
The Acetobacter aceti genome window above contains:
- a CDS encoding tetratricopeptide repeat protein, which codes for MTSSPAPHPDNTAFFSDSGTQLQREGRILEAEAVYRKRIGEEPRDALTLSNYGGLLIGICRFEPALEVLSRAVALAPQLADAWCNLGNALQSLQRYDEAIAAYTKCLNLNLQHPLAATNLGVALDSHRGQHEMAQKFHRVAVELTPDSPEAHTNYALSLLAQGNYPEGFSEYEWRWKIRTSSHHGFDGPLWRGENFDGKTLLIHTEGGFGDVLQFARFIPLAAERGGEIIMRVRPELLSLLSRSFPQARFVSEKDPAPTHDLQCPVLSLPLALGMTLDTLPSPKGFLKPDMEKVRNWAQLIQKDTSTGRPLKVGLVWAGAPHSEIREAEVADRRRSTTLSALAPLAESAPDVVFFSLQVGEQACQALTPPVGMRLIDYTEKLHDFDDTAALISNLDLVIAVDTSTAHVAAGLGKPVWLLSRYDQCWRWLSHRTDSPWYTSVRLYQQDRPLDWSSPVARIAEDLKTLERQHLSERTPETIDA
- the apaG gene encoding Co2+/Mg2+ efflux protein ApaG; the protein is MSSRPPMPPKLFEDPETALNEAIAALPSYEATTGNIRIVVRAFWLDEQSQPEERSYCWGYRIRIENHGPNTVQLLERSWEIIDANGHVDRVRGDGVVGEQPTLEPGGGFEYTSGASLDTPSGIMRGFFHMVEEPGRRLFDARIPAFSLDSPYQPGIVH
- the folE gene encoding GTP cyclohydrolase I FolE translates to MTNPPTPVRPSREEAEEAVRVMLRWAGEDPSREGLLDTPSRVARSYEEFFEGYAVNPEELLQRTFSEVDDYDEIVLLRDIRLESHCEHHMVPIIGRAHIAYLPRKRVVGISKLARVVEAYSRRFQIQERLTAQIANTIDSVLEPYGTAVIIEAGHQCMTTRGVHRPGVSMVTSRMLGVFRDNSDTRRELMAMLNRPGMSEFSA